Proteins from a genomic interval of Lolium perenne isolate Kyuss_39 chromosome 1, Kyuss_2.0, whole genome shotgun sequence:
- the LOC127331023 gene encoding uncharacterized protein — MAGFSSSGSDPFNSSRSGSSNPFAGPSVAVIRGIPIAECVPVKLSTTAVNFFPWKTYFGLLFREYDLLDHVDGAIDLLAMPHDPEWLAIDATIIRWFYQTVSNDIFRTVVRDSDSAHTVWAKITGLFTDNKIQRVTFLQQEFFGTHQNDMSLDDYSLKLKSLSDELRDLEFPIDDKIMLSTLSAGLGEDLSNAASNLTLLTTPTFEQAVAYLRLEERRLKHIRARAAHTAFVAGFSRGA; from the coding sequence ATGGCCGGTTTCTCCTCCTCCGGCTCCGACCCCTTCAATTCCTCTCGCTCCGGCAGCAGCAACCCCTTCGCCGGCCCCTCTGTCGCTGTCATCCGTGGCATCCCCATCGCTGAGTGCGTGCCGGTGAAGCTCTCCACCACCGCTGTCAACTTCTTCCCGTGGAAGACGTACTTCGGGCTCCTCTTCCGCGAGTACGATCTCCTCGATCACGTCGACGGCGCCATCGACCTCCTCGCCATGCCACACGACCCCGAGTGGCTcgccatcgacgccaccatcatccgctggTTCTACCAGACCGTCTCCAACGACATCTTCCGCACCGTCGTCCGCGACAGCGACTCCGCCCACACGGTCTgggccaagatcaccggcctcttcACCGACAACAAAATCCAGCGGGTCACCTTCCTCCAGCAGGAGTTCTTTGGCACCCACCAGAACGACATGTCTCTCGACGACTACAGCCTCAAGCTGAAGAGCCTCTCCGACGAGCTCCGTGACTTGGAGTTCCCGATCGATGACAAGATCATGCTCTCCACCCTGTCGGCGGGTCTCGGCGAGGACCTCAGCAacgccgcctccaacctcacGCTCCTCACCACGCCTACCTTCGAGCAGGCCGTGGCCTACCTACGCCTCGAGGAGCGCCGCCTCAAGCACATTCGGGCTCGGGCGGCCCACACTGCCTTCGTCGCCGGCTTCTCCCGCGGTGCCTAG